In one Lolium rigidum isolate FL_2022 chromosome 3, APGP_CSIRO_Lrig_0.1, whole genome shotgun sequence genomic region, the following are encoded:
- the LOC124703281 gene encoding non-specific lipid-transfer protein 2B-like, translating to MARAAAAQIVVVAIVAAMLLSAPYAANAAVSCGQVSSALSPCMAYAKGGASPSAGCCSGVKSLANSAKSTADKRAACNCLKKLVSGISGIKAGNAASIPSKCGVSIPYAISTSVNCNSIN from the coding sequence ATGGCCCGCGCTGCAGCTGCCCAGATCGTGGTGGTCGCCATTGTGGCGGCGATGCTCCTCTCGGCACCTTATGCCGCCAACGCCGCCGTCTCCTGTGGTCAGGTGAGCTCTGCCTTGAGCCCCTGCATGGCCTATGCTAAAGGCGGCGCCTCCCCGTCCGCAGGCTGCTGCAGCGGCGTCAAGAGCCTCGCCAACTCCGCCAAGAGCACCGCCGACAAGCGTGCCGCCTGCAACTGCCTCAAGAAATTGGTCAGCGGCATTAGCGGGATCAAGGCCGGTAACGCTGCCAGCATCCCGTCCAAGTGCGGCGTCAGCATCCCCTACGCCATCAGCACCTCCGTCAACTGCAACAGCATCAACTGA